The following are encoded in a window of Psilocybe cubensis strain MGC-MH-2018 chromosome 4, whole genome shotgun sequence genomic DNA:
- a CDS encoding Serine/threonine-protein kinase SCH9, which translates to MEDDETGAKRQIRLEIADMRMVWVPAMAVTTGAAIGLMRGGREASLRFLAENAHRPPTTVQGWYFYKKTKNYKVMLGAVKGAGRDGGLVAGIAGGYMGLEWGLEQVGWGSVKEVGAGIGTAVGFSAISRLPMQVARRTVALGAVYGLVMKGLGWMRGGVTAADGIRGEADGVDSRYNVERGIRNKLWPDPQLTPRPQEKNPFECGPVHPLLSPALFPPASPVPAAADPTPAHAAQPTTQLSLHAPVFKMQQPPPPKNQLPTTSPQAAISRGQIHVKLIQARALSVRAHNARPYCVVQFEQNEFVSRDPIPESDKEVKGKPVILSRQTSSNAISALDAIGSRHDASRKNSRGSKDSSPSTSLVSAASKALSFSHQNNNSSGISNGLFGRISPNNPAWKHEVSFDVTSEEELITVNVYDRAVSDQGFLGTVQIKPVLIHDHTVDQWYKLRPLEDEIVSGEIRIQVTYEAYKTKRALTPRDFEFLKLIGRGTFGKVFQVRKKDTKRIYAMKVLSKKEIVAKKEVAHTIGERKILQRSLDSPFLVGLKFSFQTDTDLYLVTDFKSGGELFWHLQRETRFSEDRARFYIAELILALEHLHKFNIVYRDLKPENILLDATGHVALCDFGLSKADLRPDELTTTFCGTTEYLAPEILLDEQGYSKIVDFWSLGVLLFEMCCGWSPFYAEDTQQMYKNICFGKIRFPKGVINDEGKQFVKGLLNRNPKHRLGAVRDAEELKEHPFFKGIDWVALAQKKVTPPFKPVVESDESTNNFDPEFTSADIRDIGMAEIMGMDHDQDLDDDDPSEAWVSQSFNVNGHTPNGPLGSERPKPTSPLGTITNGTSYSSSTHTNGNTTTPRSQGIQIKRPKRAKEPAGSPLTNSVQENFRGFTYHGGESVGAPLSMFAASRRRAAEEEAVADEEAPEVTTEDEIEDVGRSAGRYANNRRNGRTPMFDDDDMLS; encoded by the exons ATGGAGGACGACGAGACCGGCGCGAAAAGACAAATCCGACTGGAGATTGCAGACATGCGGATGGTGTGGGTGCCTGCGATGGCGGTGACTACTGGTGCGGCTATAGGACTTATGCGGGGAGGACGGGAGGCGTCGCTGCGGTTCCTTGCAGAAAACGCGCACCGACCGCCCACTACGGTGCAGGGCTGGTACTTTTACAAAAAGACGAAAAACTACAAGGTGATGCTGGGTGCGGTGAAGGGAGCCGGGCGGGACGGAGGACTGGTGGCGGGGATCGCAGGGGGCTACATGGGGCTTGAATGGGGACTGGAGCAGGTCGGGTGGGGCAGCGTGAAGGAGGTTGGGGCGGGGATTGGGACAGCAGTGGGGTTTAGTGCAATCA GCCGGCTGCCGATGCAGGTCGCACGGCGCACGGTGGCGCTGGGGGCAGTGTACGGGCTTGTGATGAAGGGGCTCGGCTGGATGCGGGGGGGAGTGACGGCAGCGGACGGCATCCGGGGAGAGGCCGATGGGGTAGACAGTAGATATAATGTGGAGCGCGGAATAAGGAACAA ACTCTGGCCAGACCCGCAGCTCACCCCGCGTCCTCAGGAAAAGAATCCCTTCGAGTGTGGCCCTGTCCACCCTCTGCTCTCCCCTGCCCTCTTTCCCCCGGCTTCCCCCGTCCCCGCCGCAGCCGATCCCACGCCGGCCCATGCTGCCCAGCCCACCACTCAGCTCTCCCTCCATGCTCCCGTCTTCAAAATGCAGCAGCCGCCCCCACCAAAGAACCAGCTGCCCACCACCTCCCCACAGGCCGCCATCTCCCGCGGCCAGATCCATGTAAAGCTCATCCAGGCCCGTGCACTCTCCGTCCGCGCTCACAACGCCCGCCCCTACTGCGTCGTCCAGTTCGAGCAGAACGAGTTCGTCAGCAGGGACCCCATCCCAGAGTCAGACAAGGAGGTCAAGGGAAAACCCGTTATTCTCTCCCGTCAGACTTCCTCAAACGCCATATCTGCTCTCGACGCTATCGGCTCCAGGCACGATGCAAGTCGCAAGAACAGCAGGGGTAGCAAGGACTCGTCGCCCTCTACCTCTCTCGTATCCGCCGCCTCAAAggccctctccttctcccacCAGAATAACAACTCCTCTGGCATCTCCAACGGTCTTTTTGGTCGTATCTCCCCCAACAATCCCGCCTGGAAGCACGAGGTCTCATT CGATGTCACTTCAGAGGAAGAGCTCATCACAGTCAATGTCTATGACCGCGCAGTCTCCGACCAGGGCTTCCTTGGAACAGTTCAGATAAAGCCCGTTCTTATCCACGACCACACCGTCGACCAGTGGTACAA ACTTAGACCTTTGGAGGACGAAATCGTTAGCGGCGAAATTCGCATCCAGGTCACCTACGAGGCCTACAAG ACTAAACGTGCCCTCACTCCCCGCGACTTTGAATTCCTCAAACTCATCGGCAGAGGCACCTTTGGCAAGGTCTTCCAAGTCAGGAAAAAGGACAcaaagcgcatatatgccATGAAAGTCCTCTCCAAAAAGGAGATCGTCGCGAAAAAGGAAGTCGCTCACACTATCGGCGAGCGCAAGATCCTCCAGCGCTCCCTAGACTCTCCCTTCCTCGTTGGACTCAAGTTTAGCTTCCAAACAGATACCGATCTCTATCTCGTCACAGATTTCAAGAGCGGCGGCGAGCTCTTTTGGCATCTCCAGCGCGAGACCCGTTTCTCAGAAGACCGCGCCAGGTTTTACATCGCCGAACTCATTTTGGCCTTGGAGCATCTACATAAATTCAATATCGTCTACCG CGATCTCAAGCCGGAAAATATTCTCCTCGACGCAACCGGCCATGTCGCTCTATGCGATTTTGGTCTCTCCAAAGCCGATCTGCGCCCCGATGAACTCACAACCACCTTTTGTGGCACAACAGAGTACCTCGCCCCTGAGATCCTCCTTGATGAGCAGGGTTACTCCAAGATCGTCGACTTTTGGTCATTGGGCGTCCTATTGTTTGAAATGTGTTGCGGCTGGAGTCCATTCTATGCCGAAGATACTCAGCAAATGTACAAGAATATATGTTTTGGGAAGATTAGATTCCCCAAGGGTGTCATCAATGATGAAGGAAAACAGTTTGTTAAAGGT CTTCTGAACCGGAACCCGAAGCATCGTCTCGGCGCCGTACGCGACGCAGAGGAACTCAAGGAACATCCCTTTTTCAAAGGTATTGATTGGGTTGCCCTCGCTCAGAAAAAGGTTACGCCACCCTTCAAGCCCGTCGTAGAGAGTGACGAGTCCACAAACAACTTTGACCCCGAGTTTACATCCGCCGACATACGCGATATCGGTATGGCGGAAATCATGGGTATGGACCATGACCAGGatctcgacgacgacgatccTTCAGAAGCCTGGGTCTCACAATCATTCAACGTCAATGGTCACACTCCCAATGGTCCCTTGGGGAGCGAGCGGCCCAAACCAACCAGTCCCCTCGGCACCATCACCAATGGCACAAGCTACAGCTCTTCCACGCACACAAATGGGAACACCACAACCCCGCGTTCGCAGGGTATCCAGATCAAGCGGCCCAAACGCGCCAAGGAGCCTGCGGGAAGCCCACTCACAAACAGCGTGCAGGAAAACTTCCGCGGCTTCACGTACCACGGAGGCGAGAGCGTTGGTGCCCCTCTTTCCATGTTTGCCGCCAGCCGGCGGCGCGctgcagaggaagaggccgTTGCGGACGAGGAGGCTCCCGAGGTAACGACCGAGGACGAGATTGAAGACGTGGGCCGCAGTGCAGGCCGCTATGCGAACAACCGGCGGAATGGACGCACACCCATgtttgacgacgatgatatGCTGTCCTGA
- a CDS encoding Altered inheritance of mitochondria protein 32: MYGFKALQSLVFGYQEDPLCKTLRASDVPVTTADCRACADPCDLEEKLTWLALHAGHEAYPRRFDIDMDTQMLGSVKPYHRQVVISTGKSDWERDITDDKLSLAAAIGEVVSGLSPKSPKLPASPKPASPVPTKGVRPVNGLFNTSDSSRISVLNGSHRTVCHEDAHESVLVFPDFKVVTEVPRSVQGALELWESAIDPSIGRDGSYLEKSILKTWVLPYSCVILLSFIKSLEAHGWDADTQLEHPQLTMGLPLEDLNVTPEERDENVEAQLKQSLDSKRALILKVSHIGGHKYAGNAIIYTPSGSGVWYGRVTPHDVDSIVTNTIINGLILPPLLRGGLNLSRPNCQTLNDW; encoded by the exons ATGTACGGATTCAAAGCCCTGCAGTCCCTCGTCTTTGGCTACCAGGAGGACCCTTTATGCAAGACCCTCCGCGCCTCCGACGTCCCCGTCACCACAGCCGACTGCAGAGCATGTGCTGACCCTTGTGACCTAG AAGAGAAGCTTACTTGGCTCGCCCTCCATGCAGGTCACGAAGCATATCCTCGCCGCTTTGATATCGACATGGACACCCAGATGCTGGGGTCTGTTAAGCCATATCATCGCCAA GTCGTTATTTCAACGGGCAAGTCGGATTGGGAGCGCGATATTACGGACGACAAACTCTCTCTGGCCGCCGCTATTGGCGAAGTCGTTTCCGGCTTGAGTCCAAAGTCCCCCAAATTGCCCGCCTCCCCAAAACCTGCCTCGCCTGTTCCAACCAAAGGCGTGCGACCCGTCAATGGGCTGTTCAATACCTCGGATTCGAGCCGAATCTCGGTACTTAACGGGAGTCATAGAACCGTATGTCATGAAGACGCCCACGAGTCGGTATTAGTGTTTCCCGATTTCAAGGTTGTAACCGAAGTCCCGCGCTCAGTGCAAGGTGCCCTCGAACTCTGGGAGAGTGCCATTGACCCCTCCATAGGCCGCGATGGCTCCTATCTCGAAAAAAGCATCTTGAAAACATGGGTATTACCATACTCGTGCGTTATTCTGCTCT CTTTCATCAAATCACTGGAAGCACATGGTTGGGACGCTGACACCCAACTAGAACATCCACAGCTTACTATGGGGCTTCCCCTTGAAGACCTTAATGTTACCCCTGAAGAGCGGGATGAAAACGTCGAGGCCCAACTAAAGCAAAGTCTAGACTCTAAACGCGCGCTTATTTTAAAGGTATCGCATATCGGTGGCCACAAATACGCCGGTAACGCCATC ATTTACACACCTTCTGGGTCCGGTGTCTGGTACGGTCGAGTCACACCTCACGATGTTGACTCAATAGTGACGAACACGATAATCAACGGCCTCATCTTACCTCCCCTATTGCGTGGCGGCCTCAATTTGTCAAGGCCAAATTGCCAAACTCTTAACGACTGGTAG
- a CDS encoding NAD-dependent protein deacylase, translating into MEPSTDMNEFRYLLRTSKNIVAVAGAGLSAASGIPTFRGSGGMWRKYNAVELATPEGFSDNPSLVWQFYHYRREVALKAAPNNAHRALSLFSLPSIRNQIAPSSTFTLVTQNVDGLSPRSDKEISEIYPEALDQPQQVQPRLIEMHGRLFDVLCTDENCRHIEFNTKSPICESLAGTEILVEKNTLDPDIDIQSLPRCSQCGSLARPGVVWFDEVPHHMDVIDNIIEQADLCIVVGTSSTVYPAAGYADIVQDNGGNVAVFNLERSQNDENADFLFLGPCEETLLDAFSLVVSQDGKLAVQGSSISN; encoded by the exons ATGGAACCATCTACTGACATGAACGAATTCCGCTATTTGCTCCGTACCTCCAAGAACATCGTTGCAGTCGCAGGCGCTGGTCTCTCCGCTGCCTCGG GCATCCCCACCTTTAGAGGTTCCGGCGGAATGTGGAGAAAATATAATGCTGTCGAGCTTGCTACTCCTGAGGGATTTAGCGACAATCCCTCACTCGTTTGGCAGTTCTACCACTACCGTCGGGAAGT TGCACTCAAAGCAGCGCCCAATAATGCACATAGAGCTCtatctctcttttctttgccCTCAATCCGTAACCAGATAGCACCCTCTTCTACCTTTACACTTGTGACCCAGAATGTCGACGGCCTCAGTCCCAGATCAGACAAGGAAATATCGGAAATCTACCCTGAGGCTTTAGATCAGCCGCAACAGGTGCAGCCTCGACTGATTGAAATGCATGGCAGGCTGTTCGACGTCCTTTGCACTGACGAAAATTGTAGACATATCGAGTTCAACACCAAATCTCCTATATGTGAGAGTTTGGCTGGGACTGAAATTTTGGTCGAAAAGAACACACTGGATCCTGATATCGATATACAGAGCTTACCTCGCTGTTCCCAGTGCGGCAGTCTTGCCCGACCGGGAGTTGTCTGGTTTGACGAGGTGCCGCACCACATGGATGTCATAGACAATATTATTGAACAGGCAGATCTATGCATAGTGGTTGGCACCTCATCCACT GTCTATCCTGCCGCTGGATATGCAGACATTGTTCAGGATAACGGGGGAAACGTAGCCGTCTTCAACTTAGAACGCAGTCAAAATGATGAAAATGCagactttcttttcttgggACCTTGCGAAGAGACGCTCTTGGAtgccttttctttggttGTATCACAAGACGGAAAACTGGCAGTCCAAGGTTCATCCATTAGTAATTGA
- a CDS encoding Acyl-CoA dehydrogenase family member 10, translating to MAPHPIVAYTSEASWSMIEDKFTPYGKETLAKVIKFLEEEILPAVKVVHAQLPDDPVKRWQTVIPIIAELKAKAKKQGLWNLFLSKAHYPEFGVPLSNLEYAVMAEVLAHAGHFGPEVMNCSAPDTGNMEVLARYGSPEQQKKWLVPLLNGEIRSAFAMTEKNVASSDAKNIRTSIRQEGNEIVINGHKWWISGAGDPRTKLHLVMGKSDPNNQNAYNQQSVVIVPADAPGVKIIRPMKVLGYDDAPEGHCEIIYENVRVPLSNLVLGWGRGFEIIQGRLGPGRIHHCMRSIGIAQSALNLMLQRVTDPNRKTFGKFLHEHGTVIADIAKSRAEIEGARLLVLSAALQIDKYKAKGALKEIGIAKFVVPSMALRVVDRAMQSFGAEGLSQDTELAARWAGLRTLRIADGPDAVHIQQVGQRELRRAPELVKRAHELKKKENELLAKNGFKAHL from the exons ATGGCTCCACATCCTATTGTCGCATATACGTCTGAGGCCTCTTGGTCTATG ATCGAGGACAAGTTCACTCCATACGGCAAAGAGACCTTGGCCAAAGTCATTAAATTTCTCGAG GAAGAGATATTACCTGCAGTCAAGGTTGTCCATGCTCAACTCCCAGACGACCCAGTCAAGAGATGGCAGACCGTCATTCCCATCATCGCTGAATTAAAGGCGAAGGCTAAGAAGCAAGGGCTCTGGAATCTGTTTTTGAGCAAGGCTCATTACCCAGAGTTCGGCGTCCCCCTCTCGAACCTTGAG TATGCCGTCATGGCTGAAGTTCTGGCCCATGCAGGACATTTTGGACCAGAGGTTATGAACTGCTCAGCACCAGATACTGGGAATATGG AGGTGTTGGCTCGCTATGGCTCCCCTGAGCAACAGAAGAAATGGCTAGTTCCTTTGCTTAATGGCGAGATTCGATCAGCTTTCGCCATGACAGAAAAGAACG TCGCCTCTTCTGATGCCAAAAACATTCGCACCTCTATAAGACAGGAGGGTAATGAAATTGTGATTAATGGTCATAAATG GTGGATAAGTGGGGCAGGCGACCCTCGCACAAAGTTGCATCTCGTCATGGGTAAAAGCGACCCAAATAACCAGAATGCATACAACCAACAAAGTGTTGTCATTGTCCCTGCTGATGCGCCTGGTGTTAAAATTATTCGGCCTATGAAGGTTCTTGGCTACGACGATGCTCCGGAAGGTCACTGTGAAATTATCTACGAGAATGTTCGAGTTCCCttgagcaacttggttcTTGGTTGGGGTCGCGGTTTTGAAATCATCCAAGGTCGCCTTGG ACCTGGGCGTATCCACCATTGCATGCGTTCCATTGGAATCGCACAGTCCGCACTAAACCTCATGCTCCAGCGTGTGACTGATCCTAACAGGAAGACCTTTGGAAAATTCCTGCATGAACATG GGACCGTTATTGCTGACATTGCAAAATCACGAGCTGAGATTGAAGGGGCGCGACTTCTCGTTCTAAGTGCAGCGCTTCAG ATTGACAAATACAAAGCCAAGGGTGCTTTGAAGGAAATCGGAATTGCCAAA TTCGTTGTTCCTTCTATGGCCCTTCGTGTTGTCGACCGTGCCATGCAATCATTCGGCGCTGAGGGTCTTTCTCAAGACACAGAGCTTGCCGCACGATGGGCAGGTCTGCGCACCCTCAGGATTGCAGAT GGACCCGACGCTGTTCACATCCAGCAAGTTGGTCAACGGGAATTAAGACGAGCACCCGAATTAGTGAAGCGGGCACACGAactcaaaaagaaagaaaatgagtTGTTGGCTAAGAACGGGTTCAAAGCACATCTGTAA
- a CDS encoding ABC-transporter-regulating transcription factor has product MAKGEESSSMAPSKKKRPEDDPMTEDAAAKPLQLQRRRVWRACESCRRKKIKCDGCEPTCSQCATSGSQCTWLQTKDRAALSRHYVQELEARLLHMESLFSQIAPALEQHMPTAPSPNGSAPATLPESINPEALSPAAALLRSIAPKVSPPESSSTPSPIAKSEDEVSELFGQLALDEYGHMRWIGGSSTMSLIQSFRALTSSPLHRISPMEEDPQAPGPSVNKLYFPASVFFGKIHALPGPEEVEFPDRDLAEKLVAAYFSRFHFLMPVVDKPYFLRKFAHIMDNQHDLDVIRAETAFLSLVFAVFACAANLVSDSRLATERHDDGGMGMVYYERALILQYISHPNIQVAHVQCFILMSSFLCSVNCLPQAWILIGQAVRAGQDLGLHRSPRRLAVSPVEKETRRKIWWGVYTLDRMLALALGRPLGINDSDCDAELPVEIDDEHLPEYFTGAPMTQRQPSLMTGTVALIKLYEIGGRVLRQVYALDVCKDHLEPERKADLQKTVESLDAELTKWCDELPAVFKSQSETEEQVSMGAVLCSHYYSVLTTLHRNLLPVKRDQPVTPKSTVKAVSSARSCIRLAPSMKHVVPPSHHLAFFIQHLFSSAVIVLLYAMHASEQRAANAAMEEAKSTLTALESWEGQWPGARKCKELLTDLINTATEAIAKGPKDRSGGQTNSQAAVPTSAHAMPTTTPTTSSHERRRSVTIATGSTGGPSTGRVVKGRSRRTLSRDTAGTGSNRRLAAVSPYRVDGGQRARSSSRKRGHDDTDALDRSGPSPYYQSFSSPAAAPRAGSSTHSSPASVNLPSPATTPAHAASDQTQNQDPSPRLSANANTYHFTSPLSPAQLPSPHRYEFEFGVQPSALSQSNLQQWNGNSDQQMFGSNSPDQSLYGNSFGNYTSGLEGYGAYDLNADLNGGMGGLSTTPPSSTFAAVGLPFRGLDYIRNYNPSGYGTAEQDSLWQVYDPGAFGYDPDLPFTLGDTHHELHDTVHHQT; this is encoded by the exons ATGGCCAAAGGCGAGGAATCCTCATCTATGGCCCCATCCAAGAAGAAACGACCAGAAGATGACCCGATGACTGAGGATGCAGCGGCAAAGCCCCTCCAGTTGCAGCGGAGGCGGGTCTGGCGTGCCTGTGAGAGCTGCAG GCGCAAGAAGATCAAGTGTGATGGGTGCGAGCCAACATGCTCTCAGTGTGCAACGTCGGGTTCCCAGTGTACTTGGTTGCAGACCAAAGATAGGGCCGCGTTGAGCAGACA CTACGTCCAGGAATTGGAAGCCCGATTGCTTCACATGGAGTCGCTCTTCTCTCAAATCGCCCCCGCCCTCGAGCAGCACATGCCAACGGCCCCTTCCCCTAATGGCTCTGCACCAGCCACTCTTCCTGAATCCATAAATCCAGAAGCTCTGTCACCTGCTGCGGCCTTGTTGCGTTCTATTGCCCCAAAGGTTTCACCGCCGGAATCATCTTCTACCCCTTCGCCCATTGCCAAATCAGAAGATGAGGTCAGCGAGCTGTTTGGACAGCTTGCCCTTGATGAATATGGCCACATGCGATGGATTGGAGGGTCATCCACCATGTCTCTTATCCAATCCTTTAGAGCGCTCACCTCATCTCCTCTGCATCGAATATCGCCTATGGAAGAAGATCCTCAAGCTCCCGGCCCAAGCGTAAATAAACTCTATTTTCCTGCATCTGTGTTTTTTGGCAAAATACACGCACTACCCGGTCCCGAGGAAGTTGAATTCCCTGACCGCGATCTAGCAGAAAAACTT GTTGCAGCATATTTTTCGCGGTTCCATTTCCTCATGCCTGTCGTCGACAAGCCTTATTTTCTTCGGAAGTTTGCGCACATCATGGATAATCAACATGACCTTGATGTCATTCGCGCCGAGACcgcttttctttctctagtTTTTGCCGTCTTTGCTTGTGCAGCCAACTTAGTCTCAGACTCCCGTTTGGCGACAGAGCGtcatgatgatggtggaATGGGGATGGTCTATTATGAACG GGCTCTTATTCTGCAGTACATCAGTCACCCGAACATTCAAGTCGCCCATGTTCAATGCTTCATTTTGATGTCATCCTTCTTATGCTCGGTCAATTGCCTTCCCCAAGCATGGATTTTGATTGGTCAGGCTGTTCGGGCCGGACAGGACTTAGGGCTACAT CGCTCACCTCGGCGCCTTGCTGTATCTCCTGTCGAGAAAGAGACACGACGGAAGATATGGTGGGGTGTGTATACTCTGGACCGCATGCTGGCTCTTGCCCTTGGCCGACCGCTTGGTATCAACGATTCCGATTGCGATGCTGAGCTCCCAGTAGAAATCGATGATGAACATCTCCCCGAATATTTCACAGGAGCCCCAATGACGCAACGGCAACCCTCACTTATGACGGGCACTGTCGCACTCATCAAACTTTACGAAATTGGAGGTCGCGTGCTGAGACAAGTTTACGCACTTGATGTATGCAAAGATCACCTAGAACCAGAACGCAAGGCAGACCTTCAGAAGACTGTGGAATCCCTTGACGCAGAACTGACGAAGTGGTGCGACGAATTACCTGCGGTCTTCAAGTCTCAATCGGAAACCGAAGAGCAGGTGTCTATGGGCGCCGTGCTCTGCAGCCATTACTACTCGGTTCTCACAACCCTTCATCGCAACCTTTTGCCAGTAAAACGGGATCAGCCCGTCACACCGAAATCAACTGTCAAGGCTGTTTCTTCAGCCCGCTCTTGCATTCGGCTTGCGCCTTCTATGAAACATGTTGTACCGCCTTCCCATCATCTGGCGTTCTTTATCCAACATCTATTTAGCTCAGCGGTGATTGTTTTGTTGTATGCAATGCATGCTTCAGAGCAACGTGCTGCTAATGCTGCCATGGAAGAAGCAAAGAGCACTCTGACAGCATTAGAGTCGTGGGAGGGACAATGGCCAGGAGCTCGCAAATGTAAAGAGCTTCTCACTGATCTTATCAATACTGCAACCGAAGCTATAGCAAAAGGACCCAAAGATCGGTCTGGAGGGCAAACAAACTCACAAGCTGCAGTGCCTACGTCTGCTCACGCTATGCCTACAACTACGCCCACAACATCCTCACATGAACGTCGCCGCTCTGTGACTATTGCGACGGGTTCAACAGGAGGTCCTTCTACGGGCCGGGTTGTCAAAGGAAGATCGAGAAGGACCCTGTCTCGTGATACTGCTGGTACTGGCTCAAACAGGCGTTTGGCAGCTGTATCTCCCTATCGAGTAGATGGCG GTCAGAGGGCAAGATCCTCTTCCCGCAAGCGCGGCCACGACGACACAGACGCCCTTGATCGATCAGGCCCTAGCCCATATTATCAATCGTTTTCAAGTCCGGCAGCAGCTCCTCGGGCAGGTTCCAGTACTCACAGCTCCCCAGCATCCGTCAATTTACCGTCACCGGCAACGACTCCTGCTCATGCTGCTTCAGATCAAACGCAGAACCAGGACCCTAGCCCTCGACTATCTGCCAACGCGAACACCTATCACTTCACTTCGCCTCTATCACCTGCGCAACTACCGTCTCCCCATCGAtatgaatttgaatttggaGTCCAGCCTAGTGCTTTGAGCCAATCTAATCTTCAGCAGTGGAATGGAAATAGCGATCAGCAAATGTTTGGTTCTAATTCTCCAGATCAATCTCTTTATGGCAATTCATTTGGCAATTACACTTCTGGCCTTGAAGGTTATGGGGCTTATGATCTCAATGCCGACCTAAACGGTGGAATGGGTGGCTTGTCAACTACACCGCCGTCGTCTACTTTTGCTGCTGTCGGTCTACCCTTTCGCGGCCTCGACTATATACGAAATTACAATCCCAGTGGATATGGGACTGCCGAACAAGATTCATTATGGCAGGTTTACGATCCAGGAGCGTTTGGGTATGACCCAGACCTACCTTTTACCCTTGGCGATACCCATCACGAGCTTCACGATACTGTGCATCACCAGACCTGA
- a CDS encoding Polyadenylate-binding protein 2-B, whose translation MTDAEVTQPTTHENTEPTIEDGDDEESNEILLMKQRVAEMEREATKLRELQAAAAEQANSAEESASAMETDEDKAGADSRSIYVGNVDYGATPEEIQGHFQACGTINRVTILCDKFTGHPKGYAYVEFSEPEHIDAAVALDNSLFRGRLIKRKPRQASLVQFFFMSSTRNLTPNVALLHPTAMFSNFCRGSVRLMSTSTKSAASQTVSAVYPFSKTALTLTRPEYARTTPALNKGKGLMDHLRNSLYTPEKYAMMKSLFSRKSSSQLRVGSIVTVLSEQAPTTFTGVLIAIRRRGPDTSIRVRNILQRTGTEMQFFPNSPHLKEIKVVRQPPGGRMRRAKLFYLRDSPDKMTGLAGGKN comes from the exons ATGACGGACGCTGAGGTCACTCAACCAACGACACATGAGAACACGGAGCCCACGATAGAagatggagacgatgaagaatcAAAC GAAATTCTTCTTATGAAACAAAGAGTCGCCGAAATGGAGAGGGAGGCCACCAAGCTACGAGAGCTACAGGCTGCCGCAGCTGAGCAGGCGAACTCGGCAGAAGAATCCGCCTCCGCTATGGAAACAGATGAAGACAAGGCTGGTGCTGATAGCAGGAGTATTTATGTTGGAAAC GTGGACTATGGTGCAACTCCGGAAGAAATTCAGGGACACTTTCAGGCTTGTGGGACCATCAACCGAGTCACTATTCTTTGCGATAAATTCACCGGCCATCCTAAAGG CTATGCATATGTGGAGTTTTCAGAGCCGGAACACATAGACGCTGCCGTTGCTCTAGATAACTCTCTTTTCAGAGGGAGACTTATCAAG AGGAAGCCGAGGCAGGCGAGTTTGGTTCAATTTTTCTTCATG TCGTCCACGCGAAACCTGACGCCGAATGTAGCGCTGCTGCATCCGACTGCCATGTTCTCCAACTTCTGCCGTGGGTCTGTCAGACTCATGTCTACAAGCACAAAATCTGCGGCTTCGCAAACTGTATCTGCAGTATACCCATTCTCCAAAACTGCCTTGACCCTTACCCGACCAGAATACGCGAGAACAACACCTGCACTGAACAAAGGCAAAGGTTTAATGGACCATCTGCGGAATTCACTATACACCCCCGAAAAATACGCAATGATGAAATCTCTGTTCTCCAGAAAGTCGTCGAGCCAGCTCCGCGTCGGCAGCATCGTCACTGTGCTTTCGGAACAGGCACCAACTACATTTACGGGCGTGCTAATCGCCattcgacgacgaggacCAGACACGTCGATCCGAGTGCGGAATATCTTGCAAAGGACAGGGACCGAGATGCAGTTTTTCCCCAATTCGCCACACCTCAAGGAGATCAAGGTGGTGAGGCAACCACCAGGGGGTCGTATGAGAAGAGCCAAACTGTTCTATCTGCGGGATTCACCAGACAAGATGACAGGACTTGCTGGAGGCAAGAATTAG